A genomic window from Triticum urartu cultivar G1812 chromosome 7, Tu2.1, whole genome shotgun sequence includes:
- the LOC125522289 gene encoding basic leucine zipper 8-like, which translates to MYPAEVAGVLLPAAYLPPPANAASLGPHYPYQMEEDDHLLFQCSSSSLMQLPYADELFLNHPPAVPLRNGSSSDEPAAHAVDRQRAEERRRRRMVSNRESARRSRVRKQKQLGQLWAQVVHLRDANRDLLDQLNRAIVDYDRVVRDNSRMRDERAELQRRLRELPVVDAGDAEGVAVGEDDESTV; encoded by the coding sequence ATGTACCCAGCCGAGGTTGCCGGTGTTCTTCTCCCCGCGGCGTACTTGCCGCCACCTGCAAACGCAGCGTCTTTGGGACCCCATTATCCCTACCAGATGGAGGAAGACGATCATCTCCTGTTCCAGTGCAGCAGTAGCAGTCTAATGCAATTGCCCTACGCCGACGAGCTGTTTCTCAACCACCCTCCGGCGGTGCCGCTGCGCAACGGGTCGAGCTCCGACGAGCCAGCGGCCCACGCCGTGGACAGGCAGCGCgcggaggagaggaggaggaggcggatgGTGTCCAACAGGGAGTCGGCGCGGCGGTCGCGCGTGCGGAAGCAGAAGCAGCTGGGCCAGCTGTGGGCGCAGGTCGTCCACCTCCGGGACGCCAACCGCGACCTGCTCGACCAGCTCAACCGCGCCATCGTGGACTACGACCGCGTCGTGCGCGACAACTCCCGGATGAGGGACGAGCGGGCGGAGCTGCAGAGGAGGCTCCGGGAGCTCCCCGTGGTCGATGCCGGCGACGCGGAGGGCGTCGCCGTTGGTGAAGATGACGAGTCTACAGTCTAG